Proteins from one Pithys albifrons albifrons isolate INPA30051 chromosome 2, PitAlb_v1, whole genome shotgun sequence genomic window:
- the CITED2 gene encoding cbp/p300-interacting transactivator 2: MADHMMAMNHGRFPDASGGLHHHPAHRMGMGQFPTPHHHHQQQQPQQQHAFSALMGDHIHYGAGNMNASSGVRHAMGPGSVSAGHPAGSMPPPARFSGSQFMAPPVASPGGQLSASMQLQKLNNQYFSHHPYPHNHYMPDLHPGSHQLNGSSQQHFRDCNPKHGGGGSGLPPAVPHVPAAMLPPNVIDTDFIDEEVLMSLVIEMGLDRIKELPELWLGQNEFDFMTDFVCKQQPSRVSC, translated from the coding sequence ATGGCAGACCACATGATGGCCATGAACCACGGGCGATTTCCCGACGCATCTGGCGGGCTCCACCATCACCCTGCGCATCGGATGGGCATGGGGCAGTTTCCTACCCCACATcatcaccaccagcagcagcagccgcagcaGCAGCACGCCTTCAGCGCCCTAATGGGCGACCATATACATTACGGAGCTGGGAATATGAACGCGAGCAGCGGGGTGAGGCACGCCATGGGGCCGGGCAGCGTGAGCGCAGGGCACCCGGCCGGCAGCATGCCGCCTCCCGCCCGCTTCAGCGGCTCCCAGTTCATGGCCCCCCCTGTCGCCAGCCCGGGAGGGCAGCTGAGCGCCAGCATGCAGCTCCAGAAGCTGAACAACCAGTACTTCAGTCACCACCCCTACCCCCACAACCACTACATGCCGGACTTGCACCCCGGCAGCCACCAGCTGAAcggcagcagccagcagcattTCAGGGACTGCAATCCCAAgcacggcggcggcggcagcggcttGCCGCCCGCCGTCCCCCACGTCCCCGCGGCAATGCTGCCGCCCAATGTCATAGACACGGACTTCATCGACGAGGAGGTCCTCATGTCCTTAGTCATCGAAATGGGGCTGGATCGCATCAAAGAGCTTCCCGAGCTGTGGTTGGGACAGAACGAGTTTGACTTCATGACAGACTTCGTTTGCAAACAGCAGCCCAGTAGGGTGAGCTGCTga